In Sardina pilchardus chromosome 8, fSarPil1.1, whole genome shotgun sequence, the genomic window ggtgaaaagttctcagagtcaggtctcagaaagaaACTCTGTTACCATGGATACTCCAAACAAACTCAACTGAAGAATCACGTCACGTGAACTAGCTTGCAGAAAACAACTttgtattaggctatatctaggTTCTACGCAGTCTATGATTATATCAGAAACAAGCCTGTAGTTTGCttgctgtagcctaatttattaaacgaaagagttgttttctgccaGCTAGAAATAGTTCACCTGACGTGGTATTCTTCAGCGGAGTTAGTATCCATGGCAACCTCATGACTTAACAAAgatcatcaacaacaaatatCCTGGATACGATTTGCACGAGTGAATCAGCCTAACTTGCAGAAAACAACTGTTTCGAATTATATCACaaataggctatgctttctTTACCAGTTAGAAACAGCTGGGTTAGGCTactaccatagatatatatattggcTACTACAAACAAACTCCGCTGAAGAATACCACGTCAGGTGAACTATTTCTAGCtggcagaaaacaactctttcgtttaataaattaggctacagcaaGCTAACTACAGGCTTGTTTCTGATATAATCATAGACTGCGTAGAAcctagatatagcctaatacaaAGTTGTTTTCTGCAAGCTAGTTCACGTGACGTGATTCTTCAGTTGAGTTTGTTTGGAGTATCCATGGTAACAGAGTttctttctgagacctgactctgagaacttttcacccgagacttttttgtctgactctttttttccgagacctgactctgagaacttttcacccgagactttttttgtctgactctttttttccgacagcattttttctgagacctgactctgacaatttttcacccgagacttttttgtctgactctttttttccgagacctgactctgacaacttttcacccgagacttttttgtctgactctgacagaggttttcctgagGATGATacgtttttctgacgctgacatagttttgtctgaggatgacaagttttttctgacgctgagacagttttgtctgaagatgacggttgtttttctgagtctgacacctgagtctgaggatgataagttttttctgacgctgacatatttttgtctgaggatgacaagttttttctgacgctgacatatttttgtctgaggatgacaagttttttctgacgctgacatagttttgtctgaggatgacaagttttttctgacgctgagacagttttgtctgaagatgacggttgtttttctgagtctgacacctgagtctgaggatgtcctaaaatgtacaccgtacatAATACAAATCTTAACATCACATAATCGTCAGACAGAATCTTGACTTCCAAAGTCTAAATGCGTTCACTTACCCGAGGTATCAGTTGAGACATCAGATGAGGAGCTGAAACATGCAGTCATAGAGCCATCATGAGAGACATCAGAGGAGGAGCTGAAACATGCAGTCATAGAGCAATCATGAGAGATCAACCATGTACATGGCAGAGATGAGGATAACAAACTAAAGATCACAAATCCTCAAACTGAGTAACTTAGCATATTTAGGCCTACTCCTAATTAGACAACCATGATAGTGACTGACTTTAGATGATATACGATTAAACAATATACAGGGAACATTATAATATAGAATCAGTAAACATGTATGCATCCTTGACTGAGAATAACATGAACAGACTGCTATAAATACAAAACTGGGAATTGATTTGGAGGTGTGttgttctcctgtgtgtgtgtttacctgcatCTTCTGCGGCGCAGGCACATGATAAtgactccacccacacacagcagcagtgcaACTCCCAGCACGACCACAGGGGGCACTCTGGTACGGGTACCTACACCTGCCTCAACATAATACATTTGTTGTATTTTCGGGGCCAAACGTGGTTACagtgtcgctttggacaaaggcgtctgctaaatagcatGACCATAACCATAGTCAAGTCACTATGTATGCCTTCAATCCAAGTCCAGGTTCAAGTCTCCAGTGTTCAagtccgagtcaagtccaagtcattgAAAACAAAAACCAAGTCAAGTTTGAGTGGAGTGCACTACTCATCCGAGTCAAGTCCGAGTCGAGTCCCTATCGATCAAGTCGTGTCCAAGTCCAGCACTAAAGtaagcatagcctacattttgatAAACTTCAAAAACAACTGTGGTGCCACAGCTCATAGGCCTAATGGCAGTCACTATGAACTTTCATAATTATGCATTTTACTATTTGACCTCATTTGAgtgctcctgtcctcctccccttatcagaaattaaattaaattattgaTTCCAGACGCTGTGTTTATTGCTAGCGTGTGTGAAATGGATGGGTGCACTGCACACATGGCCTACTGTGAAAACCGTGCCACACATTTCCATCACGTTTGATTTGCgtttcattaattcattcattcaacatgAAATTCTGTTTCAACTTGAACGACAAAAAAAGTGCTCTTTGTAGAGATCGGTACACTCCAGTATGCAGGGTGTAAAAAAATGTCTCTGAACTGAAAAAGTGGccactaggcctacttcaggTAACTCCTGTATTGAGCCAAGGACAAATATATCAATAAAAACCCTTTATTAAGGCTGGGGCATAGTATAAAAATCGCCAACCGGTTTCAACCACACCGGGTCTTCATCAGGGCGTATATcagttgattaaaaaaaaaaattcaatggTGTTAATATGCTTGTGGAAAACATAATTATGTCTGTTCATGGATGATGTCTATAACACTGTTAAGATGCTGGGAGACAGCAGTAACTCTTAAGTCTGTCTTCTTATCGCTGCTCACTCACTCTTCCTGGTGCTTCTTAGGGAAGCGCGCTCCCGTCCCACAGGGTTTAGGTGCGTTCACGAGTGTCATGGTTTCACCCTCATGACTGATAGCCTAATGGCATATTACAAAGAAAATGTTGAGTCGGAATGCACAAAGAATTACCCAATTTGATGTATAGTCTGTTGTCCAGGGTGAGGTGTTCAGCTGTGCAGGAGTACTGGTGTTTCTCTCTTAGTTCCTCTGCGCTGACCTCCAGGCTCTTCCTCATCTGGTAGGTTCCATCTACATTGGGTAGCAGCTCCCCCCCAGTGACCTGGTGGTCAGACACAGACTGGCCGTCTATGACCAGGGTCAGGTTGATGTGACGGGGGTAGAAACCAGTGGCCAGACAGGTCACTTTGGCTCCTCCAGAGTCTGGGAATGTCTTTTGGAGGAGCCTGACTCTGGGCTTCACTGTAGAAGATAAAACATTAAACAGAAAACAGTAAATCCACCACAGCTCATAACAAGTATTAAAGTTATGAAATTAATGCAAAGTAGAGCTGTCTTACCTTTTctcattatttcatttttccTCATGTAAAGATACTTCTTCAGGATTCTGATGCAGAGAGGGCTATATATATTTGCATGCATTAATTCCatagtttgttttttaacatggCTCCACAAGTTTGGACCTGCACCTTGGGACTGTAGAGTTTTCTGTTGCATGTCAAAGTTCTGCTCTTCATCATTTATGGTGTTGAAGGCATCCCAGGATCGAAGTAAACCAGGGGTGTCCTTGTCAAGCAGCTCACAACCAGCCATTCTCTGCTGAACATGGACATCTTTGGTAGAGAAGAAAACAATTGTTTGTATGGGAGATGATGGGACTGGGGAACACAGGCCCTTGTGTTTCGTTTTTTAaaggggtcctatgttccctgtttTCCCCAAATAAATATGTATTGTGACTGGgcaacataggacccttttgggggaaatggggaacataggacccggggaacatagggatgacctcGTGTAAACCTCCCTCTTGAAGCCTTAAGAGTCATGCTAGTGAGAGAGCTACAGTAGCAACCTGGACTTTTAGCTTGATGGTTAGCACCCTTGACCCAGAAGTGTTGCTGTTTGCGGATTGCAGTCCGGCTGAGAGCCGGCTGAGCAGGTTACATTAAAACCAAATGACAGATAATGACTCAGTAATTACACTGAAACCCGCCATAGGACACACTGTTAAGTGCACCAACAATGGCAAAACATTGTGAGGTTTCCACTGGTGCATGCCATAATACTGCAGTATTTcaatagcctggctaacgcctcccacttctcaaatgagacgtggtctggcaaccagacgttcattttctcgtatttgaaaaaatgcccagatccgttcattgggcgccacggatgtcaatcaaatgcgtctctgcatagctcttcatggtcttgctttctcccctgttctgtgattggcctccaacatcaggcgaacatgggggcgttagtttccagactgccttagcagcgtgaaagaaatcaccgcgcaaggcagtatgggaaacccattTCAATGGAACTGAGTGTAAAATATGATCACAATGCCAACCTTGTGTGCTGATGTTGAGCTGCTGCTTTAAAAACAATGCTCTGTCCTTCATGCCTCTGTGCTGGTCTGCGAATATAATGCTTCCATCTGCCTCCTCCTCATGCTCCTGTTCTGACTTGTACTGCCTGTAGATCAACTTCTGTACGTCTGAGTCATAGTAAAACAGCTGGATGTCATCCAACATCACCACCGCACTGAACTCTGGGAAGGGTGTTTTGTCTCCAATGATTAGTGTCGACAACATCCAAAGGGAGTGAAAGCCTGAGGGAAAAAAGGGTGCGTCTTGAATCAGTGttgaacataataataataataacaacaataacaaaaaatgaTATTAATCATCACCATAATAATATGACAAGATACAGAGACAATGGTGAAGAAGTGCAgctacagcagctgcagcccaAACACCAGGCAGAGCTTGTCCCACATCAGCTTCCAGACCTGCCATGGACGAAAGTCGGACCTGACATCTTGgagcttaaagagaaactatgcaggtttggtgaTTTCGTCACTGTTTTCTCTGCAGATCTTCCCCTATAGCTTAATGTGTATATTTTACTGTCCTCAATCcctcagtctgccttttcatgagcacgATCGCAAGGCTgcaagactttctgtttgtcaatgCACCGGCCTGCCGGCCCAAAGtttcaaggtacacacacacacacacggcccaaaGTTGCAAGGGTGGTTTTTCCACTCACAGACGCTAGGTGGAAGCGAAacggccaccattcaacccgaaaaaaagaaatacaaccATTCCAATGATTCCGAAGCTtttcagttaaggtaaattaagctaaaaaataaaaccctACATAGTTCCTCTTTATACAGTCAGTCGTATCTTATATTAGTCAATTATCTGACCAAATACCCTGAAGTGCTCAATCTTGATAAAACAGCTTACACAGTAATTCAGAAAATGAATTCAGGTACGGGATTCCCAGAGAGCTAGAGAGCCATCATGTCCCATTCGCCAGCTATGAAATGAAGTCATTTGCAGCTTCATGGGAATTCAAGCTCACGCATTCTAGCCCATGTCTTCCCTCTTCAAATGGAATGGCTGAGTGGGCCATAAAGACTGTAAAACATGCAAAGGAAAATCGAAGGAAAATCCATATAAGGCAATTGTGTGCTGTGGATTCTTGACTTTTCCATAAATCCAGTTGGTGTTCTTAACAGTTTTCTGTAAACTCTGGGTTCACAAACTTCATTGTTGGTGctttgttacctccgccaaggaggttatattttcatcggggaccggcgtttgtctgtctgtctgtctctctgtctgtctgttagcaagataactaattttcagggaaggtcagaaataatgacccaaggaagaaacgattacattttggtcCGTACCACCatcgggattccggaggcgtttatgtttttcgcttaggggtgtaatggcatggtatggccacgtgggcGAATAaactgaatagtttaggttcaaatgtatgacaacctaggaagaacgatacaggcggaggtctgtagcctggatgccagaccgaagtttagccccgcctacattctttttctgcagggaacttcggtctggcactgcccCGTTcagctagcctggcacgccctcccagtgacgcaacgccttcaggctttgctgctggtctggtcaactgctcattgagaaggatttctgagttcccgaaatctgcggaactgccccctttggtcgagaaccaattaactttgagcagctccaacggctctgggtagaggcgtgttcaaggcagaggaaagagtgttgttattggtttaaactcggcaatccgctttctgacatctaccagtagcaaatcgaggcacttaaaggaggcgggtcaaccagcgctggcaagaaaccgtgatagcacaggctgttggtcagactaaagtctcgcagagcctttgaaagtcgatggtaatcaggctaccgttcagctgctactatttgagatacagagctgttcggaccaatcacattgtcagggcgggctttacgtgatgattgacagatgaacagcagtgatgTTCACGGCttcatgcgtcctcgttcaacgagttgggtgtgaaaCCGTGTTGGCTTAGggtgattttgattgcaacagaaacactATGACTATGAATGCAtgatttgttcatgcagtttggcctttcgtttatctttgctattgaaacggaggttttatcacggattcacacaactatttctgaacacttagaccaacgtggatatggaaaacttcagtttcactttcaccaagttaaaacagcatgtttgggtgatgttgttcccgtttgtttgtaactgtttgctcgttgggttaacgacacacttccccagctgttcattgcatacagtttgaaggaattatgttttaaaacgagggaggatgttttccatatagcctaccctgcgaCATATTTCGTtatcttagatttcgcagatactgacagccaataacttgttctgtttggtttgggctatccaatgagtgcagagctatcccccccgccctgtatcagttgaatcacgccccataatcgaagctgaatggagcagtttcagactcatattctgacaagaattgagtatgacgtcgtcaggctaggaggtctgcgctctctgagtgcttttctagttttatgtgtagagactctgagcaagctactgacaagctttggtgctgttttgaactATATTACAGGTTTAAAAAATGCCATTTGGGATGTGTTTAGTTCACTGACCACCAGCTAATCCattgtttgcgattttgggctctTGCATTTGCTGGTGCTAGCTCTATAGTGCTTGATCAACAAAAAATACtgtctccacggcttagttcatgtattttcattcagaaaaaaacacccttttGTCCATTTTCGCCGGAGTTGCACTTTAACTTCAAAAGTTTT contains:
- the LOC134088455 gene encoding major histocompatibility complex class I-related gene protein-like, which gives rise to MKKSIILISVLLLHEEMCEGFHSLWMLSTLIIGDKTPFPEFSAVVMLDDIQLFYYDSDVQKLIYRQYKSEQEHEEEADGSIIFADQHRGMKDRALFLKQQLNISTQDVHVQQRMAGCELLDKDTPGLLRSWDAFNTINDEEQNFDMQQKTLQSQGAGPNLWSHVKKQTMELMHANIYSPLCIRILKKYLYMRKNEIMRKVKPRVRLLQKTFPDSGGAKVTCLATGFYPRHINLTLVIDGQSVSDHQVTGGELLPNVDGTYQMRKSLEVSAEELREKHQYSCTAEHLTLDNRLYIKLGVGTRTRVPPVVVLGVALLLCVGGVIIMCLRRRRCSSSSDVSHDGSMTACFSSSSDVSTDTSGTDEPLKQLDH